The following proteins are co-located in the Colletotrichum lupini chromosome 4, complete sequence genome:
- a CDS encoding UbiD family decarboxylase has product MPRSKTLQAAEKKAIEGSNESQDSQAIFDRYVAEYGIGVHDDDHETPSPALPVVATAADAADPDCGPDSDTIPASLALTRLNIRDHSNCLAADPNPHVDYDAINPIPEEVSASCTTDKTARKVNALPNASGPALYTKVKMDVSQQSPTQDNNDRDYENYYEGPSFVETSPISQDHSAEQPAIHEEDSAVVDFGNLDHLIQGDTQGDTQGDEEPSSFPDHAAPVHTRGAWRNRTSSSQQQSSVQRTDGQSPLLPTVPPPQTPAQRHNPFAGKKLGDPALAGSQLFGQTQFSSAVKQFSPTSSRPSPHVYAHNSISPNIAETSPLKNRYNVTSPPDLLSSSPQALRVQGPAPYDRQRSPSNSAPLEDGTIPESPQMPATNTRGLPEPMGIYESMMESQERKRKSAEVQPELSGEESDDVATKMERRKRAAMKKKAAAQDLTAIPVQRESSNASVEVPSTTRKPRKPPPRRMRYRARRANEDSTASEDEGDGFTVADSQGHATDQQTRARKSPDTVEVGNGTKNGLVSSNDAVPDSAGPTQKSASNGGVPGTESSGNGSRPKDLLIPETSPNNTQSRPEGRDDVPLDMSVDIKKSQQEEEPGAPMIQPNDVEAEAELLPETPEPSLPQPSRRSSRKPKPTLKAQVLKGTNSAVVSSDAAATNVATSPTKEEPDERRLSQRNGAKVVDEAIATDVIHAVMNSTVNGEPPMPSSPPLPKAVNGVGPPGTGLGESLAEQGPATPDNRINPAAPTAPGSTTSTLSVLTATPVPSSKSPTASQESVELPPLSPDKSKRGRQPAKALPRLATGSRAPKQGTRKQVRRATRLDSASTDELHRSPSVNGFENSIIQPPKTSVKGSRLSMLSHTSTSKDNASKPPIFAGMAFAISFQSKKDGEKADHFEQRMGQSREIEKMILQCGGLLLSNGFDELFEPNALGSMATSPTSETRDENPLTLTPFAQTIGFTALIADGHSRKVKYMQALALGLPCISDRWIATCVSKGTVVDWLPYLLCAGQSTFLRDAIRSRYLAPYPAADARLVDVIERRPKMLEGSQILLVMKKSRAEEKKMPYVFLAHVLGATLSRAYSVDEAKETLRQRELLEDPFDWVYVDEHTGSEEGLFSAVAPTSKPSKASKKRKRAAPSTDDAPRPPKRIRTLSNELVIQSLILGRMIEEGEMEV; this is encoded by the exons ATGCCGCGGTCCAAAACCCTTCAAGCGGCAGAGAAGAAGGCTATCGAGGGCAGTAACGAATCACAAGACAGCCAAGCCATTTTCGACCGATATGTGGCAGAATACGGGATCGGCGTG CACGACGACGACCACGAAACTCCGTCACCCGCGTTGCCTGTTGTCGCTACCGCTGCGGATGCTGCAGACCCAGATTGCGGCCCAGACTCCGACACAATTCCTGCGAGCCTGGCCTTGACAAGACTCAACATTCGAGACCACTCGAATTGTCTTGCAGCAGACCCAAACCCTCATGTCGACTACGACGCGATAAATCCGATACCTGAAGAGGTCTCCGCATCATGCACTACCGACAAAACCGCGAGGAAAGTCAATGCCCTCCCTAACGCTTCGGGCCCCGCGCTCTACACGAAAGTCAAGATGGACGTCTCGCAGCAATCCCCGACGCAAGATAACAACGATCGGGACTACGAGAACTACTACGAAGGCCCTTCATTTGTCGAGACGAGTCCTATTTCGCAGGACCACAGCGCCGAGCAGCCAGCGATACACGAGGAGGATTCCGCCGTTGTCGACTTCGGCAATCTCGACCATCTGATTCAAGGCGACACCCAGGGTGATACTCAGGGCGACGAAGAGCCTTCATCTTTCCCTGACCATGCCGCCCCTGTACACACCCGTGGAGCTTGGCGGAATCGCACTTCCAGTTCTCAACAACAATCCTCTGTTCAGCGTACCGACGGCCAGTCCCCTTTGCTGCCGACCGTCCCTCCGCCACAGACCCCAGCGCAACGTCATAACCCTTTTGCTGGAAAGAAGCTAGGTGACCCTGCCTTAGCAGGATCCCAACTTTTTGGCCAGACGCAATTTTCATCCGCAGTGAAGCAATTCAGCCCTACCTCTTCGAGACCATCGCCACACGTGTACGCCCACAACTCCATATCACCCAACATAGCTGAGACGTCGCCTCTTAAGAACCGGTACAACGTCACATCACCTCCCGATTTGCTTTCTTCGAGCCCTCAAGCTTTGCGAGTCCAAGGCCCGGCGCCCTACGACCGCCAACGTAGCCCGAGCAACTCTGCGCCTCTCGAAGATGGCACCATACCGGAGTCACCGCAAATGCCTGCCACGAACACACGGGGCTTACCGGAACCGATGGGCATTTATGAAAGCATGATGGAATCACAAGAGAGGAAAAGAAAGAGTGCTGAGGTCCAGCCCGAACTTTCGGGAGAGGAATCCGACGACGTGGCCACGAAAATGGAGCGGAGGAAACGTGCTGCAATGAAAAAGAAGGCAGCCGCGCAAGATCTTACAGCTATTCCTGTGCAGCGCGAAAGCTCTAATGCGTCTGTCGAAGTGCCCTCAACGACCAGAAAGCCGAGGAAACCCCCGCCGAGGAGAATGCGATACCGTGCTCGACGTGCTAACGAGGACTCGACTGCATCCGAAGATGAGGGCGACGGGTTCACAGTAGCCGATTCCCAGGGCCACGCAACCGATCAGCAAACTCGTGCCAGAAAGTCGCCTGACACCGTGGAAGTAGGCAATGGCACGAAGAATGGCCTTGTTTCGAGCAACGATGCGGTGCCCGACAGCGCCGGGCCAACCCAGAAGTCTGCCTCAAATGGTGGGGTACCTGGAACAGAAAGTTCGGGCAACGGATCTCGGCCCAAGGACCTCCTTATACCGGAAACCAGTCCCAACAATACTCAATCTCGGCCAGAAGGGAGAGATGATGTACCGCTAGACATGTCAGTAGACATTAAGAAGTCACAACAGGAAGAGGAACCAGGTGCACCGATGATCCAGCCAAACGATGTAGAAGCCGAGGCCGAGCTTCTACCCGAGACCCCAGAGCCCTCTCTCCCTCAGCCTTCTCGCCGCTCGAGCCGCAAGCCCAAGCCAACCCTCAAGGCACAGGTTCTCAAAGGTACTAACAGCGCCGTCGTGTCCTCAGATGCCGCCGCAACCAACGTGGCTACATCGCCAACTAAAGAGGAGCCAGATGAACGTCGACTCTCGCAGCGAAACGGTGCTAAAGTGGTCGACGAGGCGATAGCTACAGATGTAATCCATGCAGTAATGAATTCGACGGTGAACGGCGAGCCGCCTATGCCATCTTCACCGCCCCTACCAAAGGCTGTCAATGGTGTTGGGCCTCCAGGTACGGGTCTTGGTGAGAGTCTTGCCGAGCAAGGTCCGGCAACGCCCGACAATCGTATCAATCCCGCCGCTCCAACAGCTCCTGGCTCAACAACATCAACACTCAGCGTACTCACAGCCACGCCGGTTCCATCCTCCAAGAGTCCGACTGCATCACAAGAATCGGTGGAACTACCACCTCTCTCACCAGATAAGTCCAAACGTGGACGCCAGCCTGCCAAGGCTTTGCCTAGACTCGCTACTGGATCGAGAGCTCCCAAGCAAGGAACCCGCAAGCAGGTCCGGAGGGCAACTCGCCTTGATTCGGCGTCGACAGATGAGCTGCATCGATCGCCATCTGTCAACGGATTCGAGAACAGCATCATTCAACCTCCGAAGACTAGCGTCAAAGGCAGCCGCCTATCGATGCTCTCTCACACATCGACGTCTAAAGACAACGCTAGTAAGCCTCCTATTTTTGCTGGCATGGCATTCGCGATATCTTTCCAATCGAAAAAAGACGGGGAAAAAGCGGATCACTTCGAGCAACGAATGGGTCAAAGTCGCGAGATAGAGAAAATGATTCTACAGTGCGGAGGCTTGTTGTTGAGCAATGGCTTTGACGAGCTCTTCGAGCCCAACGCTCTCGGAAGCATGGCAACCAGCCCAACCTCAGAAACGAGGGACGAAAATCCACTGACGCTGACCCCGTTTGCGCAGACCATTGGTTTCACCGCCTTGATCGCTGATGGTCACTCCCGCAAGGTCAAGTACATGCAGGCTCTTGCTCTAGGGCTGCCGTGCATTTCGGACCGTTGGATTGCTACTTGCGTTTCGAAAGGGACTGTGGTCGATTGGCTCCCATACCTGCTCTGCGCTGGTCAATCCACTTTCCTCCGCGATGCCATCCGATCGCGATATCTAGCGCCCTATCCGGCCGCTGACGCACGACTTGTGGACGTCATTGAGAGGAGGCCGAAGATGCTGGAAGGGAGCCAAATCCTTCTCGTGATGAAAAAATCTAGGGCCGAAGAAAAGAAGATGCCATACGTGTTCTTGGCGCATGTCCTCGGCGCCACACTCTCAAGGGCGTACAGCGTCGATGAAGCGAAGGAGACCTTGAGGCAGCGAGAACTACTTGAAGACCCGTTTGATTGGGTCTATGTCGATGAACATACCGGATCGGAGGAAGGATTGTTCAGCGCTGTTGCTCCCACATCGAAGCCTTCGAAAGCATCGAAGAAGCGAAAGAGGGCTGCTCCATCAACAGACGACGCTCCCCGGCCGCCAAAGAGAATCAGGACGTTGAGCAATGAGCTTGTCATACAGAGCCTCATTCTAGGACGGATGATTGAAGAAGGTGAAATGGAGGTCTAA